The nucleotide window TGTGTGAACCGAAGGCCCCAAGGCGGCTgcgagaaagaaagaaaggtagACGTGGAAGAAGTCAGTCAGACCTGCTGGTGGGGAAACTTGTAggaataataattatttattaggCTGTGCTGCCAGCTGTAACATAACATTATTAGGGAGCATTAACTCCAAATTTAAGTAATAATAATTTGTTTTGCCTGcatgcatttaaaaatgtacaCGCAGATTTTATGAACTGTCATCCTGATGATCAGTAGACACGTTTTTCAGGCGTCCAGCGCAGACCTTGGTCGCTGAAGAGCAGCTGCttcctcttcatcctctccCCCTCTGACGCACGGAAGCCCAGGACAGCTTTCAGCTCAGACAGGACGCGACGGGACTCCTCCCTCTCCCGCCGCTGCCGCTCCCGCTCCTCCGGTGACAACATGTCAGACCATGACCCTCTGCCTTCGCCATCAGAGTCCGAGTCAGACACGTAGGCCTCCCACTCCTAGTTGAATAAAAGAGTGGGAGAGGCCGACAGCAGGGCAATAACTCATCAGGGGAAGGGGCACGAGTTATACACGTGGTTTCCTGTCCTGTCTTTACACTACTCAACAATCATGCTAAAAATAGCTTCAGATTTAATGTTAAACAGTGGACAGCTGATCTTACCAGCTCCTCCGGCACCGGGTTTCTGTCCAGGATCAGGGGGTAGGATGGAGGAGGATCGGGAACCTCAGGTGGAGGAGGACTGCACTGCTCCAGACCCTCAGCACTGGCTGCACAGAGAGATTTCAGACTAACATTACTGTGGGAAAGCAACAGTTTGGTCACTGTGCAGACAGCTGTGCTCTGGTCTGTTTCTTGTCCTACAATGTGTTTAAGCAACTTCCTTCATGACCGGCAACAGTCTTGAGTCATGGTAAAGGAACGAGGCATAAAAATAGGCCTGAAGTTACGTGAAACCACTGAGCTGATTACGTGGAAGTCACTGTGATGCCCTCACAGTTCGAACCTGAACCTATGCGTTTGACCCGCCTCACCTGTACAGGCGTTGGCTCGTCTCAGCATGCGCTCCACCTGACTGATGGTGTCCTCCCAGCAGCCAGTGCTAGCCTGCATGTGTGGCTGCAGCTGGTGGAGCCGGTCGCTCAAGTCCTGGTAGCCCTCCAGTGTCAACTCCGTCAGCTCCTTGGACACCATTAGCTTCTCCAGGTCGTCCTCCAGGATGATCATCCTGAtgatgacaaagacaaagaaggaGGATCTTTATACACAACTTTCTTCTATATGTTCAGCTTTGTTGCTATGGTGACCTTCTATCTCTGAATGGTACACGGTCTCCTTTTATTTAGAACGAGGTTATTCAAGGTTTTCTCACTCGCTGAGCAGCGCCTTCAGGTGCAGCTGCAGGCTTCGGATGGAGGTGTGGAGGGTGTTGAGCTCTCGGCATTTCTCCCTGGCTCGCCCTGTCCTGTCGCAGCCCGTGGTCCTCGGCTGGGTCTCAAAGTGTCTGTGAAAGTCGAAGCTGCGCTGCACTTCGCCGAGACAGCTCGCCAGAGCGTGATGGAGGGGCTCGGTCACGGCGGAGATGGCCCGGTAgagcggaggaggaggaggaggaagaggagaggaggcgTCTTCTGTAGGTCTGACTTCCTCAGACTCCTCTACTCGGCTCGGAGAGAGGAGAAGGGCCAGCCGACGGAAACATTCGGAGCTTTGACCGACCCACAGCTGGAACAGCATCTGCAAGAAGACAAGCCAACGAAGCTGAGATAAATAGCTTCTTTCAGGCGTTCATGCTTCAATATAACCAGCTCTActctttcctctctttcttcagCACTGCTTCAGGCTTTTGAAATTCAGAAGCCAAACTGAGGTCAGAGCATGAATAGACTTTCTTGCATCCTAGTTATTTATCGAGCTCTAGAAGGTCGAAGAAAGTAAGCGATTTGGCTAAAAGTGTCCGAAAAAGTGTCcgaaaataaacaggaaacagaaagtATATGGCAAAATTCATAATAACAACTGTTTTGGTTAACTGAAATCGGGATTATTTAACAGGGGGAGCAGAGATGTTATCAAAAATCAAAGATTTTTAAactttagaaaaagaaacagatgtctttagggaaaaaaactgtgcttttcctgatttttgtgttttaataatGAGTGGAAGCCAAAGTTGCAAATGCAATGAGAATTTGATTTACTGCCTTTGACCCTCAGGCTTTACCTTCAAGGCAGGCAGGCTATAGTCGTCCGTAAGCTCCTGGGCCTGCTCGTCTCCCAGGTGTTCGATACCCAGGCCGAGCCCCAGCTCCTTCAGAGGCACCGCGGACACGTAGTTGGTCACATTATCGATCTCAGAGTTCAGAGGGAACGTTGATGGGTGTTAAGGACAAGTGATAGAAGTGTGGAAAGTTTCTTTTGCATAAATACATAGAAGTTTATAAATTTCTCCTTTTATATACATCCGTGCGGATCTTTTTGAATCGTTTAAAGCAGTAGCCTTGACTGTCATCAAAGGAAGCTTTGGGATTTCCACCCACACCATCAAAGCCTCGACCGTCAAAGACAATCACATTTCCCTCAGATATGTGACCACGCTTTGATGAAAATGATAAACTCAATTATGAGTGCAGTAAAGGACATTGAAATACTGAAAACcggagaaagaagagaagaaactgTCCAAATTCAAGCTCCTAAAAGCTTGAagaacatgaaaataaagaattcACTGACAACAGCATCCACTCCCAGTTATCTCAGGTAAAGGATATGCCTTCAGCATGTGACAGGTGGCCCTACGCGACGCCCTGAAGCCTGAACGCAGCGCCCGGTACAAGGCCTTCCTCAGTCCGATGAGCTGCTGGCCACGTGGCCCCGCCCCCGGCCCCGCCCTGCTAAAGGAGCTGGCCGCACTCACCCTGTCGAGCAAACTTGACAAGTGAAATGTGATACAACTGTGGAGACGTCCCAAAGAGGCAGGGGGGCAACACACAACACTGAACACCACATCACAGAAGACGAGACAAAGACACTGAGACGGGTTAGAAACGCTGGAGTGTCAGAAACAAGCAGGTGTGACAGGAACAGCTACGTAACTCAACGCGCAATCTTTACTTAAACGAATCAATACTTTAATATTAACCCAAGCTAGCAGCATGTAAATAGCTGTCCAAAGGTAACCAAATCCATCCTCCAGCAGCTTTTGTGTAAAAAAGGTGGAGGCGGAAGAGGACTTCTGCAGGTCTGTTAGTCCTGGTGCAAAACACTACAATATAGTGattagaaaataaaaattagaatattttacatattttaaacaAAGATCTAGAAGCAGACGGACAACTTCAGGGAAACAACAATTTGATAAACATATCACTTATATGGATGGATTCAAAAATGACTCCACTTGGTCACttaggggttaaaaaaaaacagaaaaggctCATCATCACTGATTCGAGTAAAATGTGGACACAGAGGAGTACACAGAGACATCAGAGGGGAAAACAATTCAAGGCTATGCATGTAGGTGTGCCCTTTTAATCCTCTGAAATTACTGTGTGTGATGGGATGCACTACCAGGAGCTCCACACTGTTCTTTCAACTTCCAAGCAGAAAAACTGagcctttcagaataaaagacCTGAAGGAGGCGCTATCAGAAGGAAGCATCACTGATAAGTCAACCAAATGTCAGGGCGCTGATAGTTTACAACTTGTGTTACAGTAAAATGTAGACTGTTCGAAAAGCTGTGAGTAATGTTACCATATTTGCATGTAGCCTGTGAGCACATTTGTCAAATGAGCcatagatatatatacacaaagaTGCCCTTTTATATCAAAAGAGTGCTTATATCTATGAACATTAGCTTCTAGCAGCTAAATAACCACCAGACACAGTGAACTATGAATTTTTGGCAAAAGGCATTTTGTTTTATATCGTGATGCTGATTGTTTTCCCCTTGTTTATTGACTGTGACATACAGTGCATCATCcctacagacagacagagaccaTAGTAGGCTAAAAATCAACGATTAACCAAGATAAACACAGAGGGTAACTAATGGTTAGGACACAGAATTAGTTTAGCATAAACAGTAAATATGGGACACAACATTCTGTAAATGCCCGCCGTAACTACACTGATCAGTTGATGTGTGGGTGGATGTAAAACAAGCACACTTACAGGGTGAAACCTCTGGAGATGACTTCAGTCTCCTGCACCAGACGCAGGGCTTTTCGGGACAGCCCCGTCAGGGTCTTGCCGTTGTGAACCAGAGTCTGGAGCTGGGTGGCCCTGGTGTGGACGGCTCTCTGCATACGGCCCTGTCTCCACAACGTGACCATCCTCAGTCCCACCCAGCCCAGCAGGGCTAAGCCCCACGGAGCTGCAGCCAGCGACCACAGGCCCCCAGACACGGAGCAGAGCCCAGCAGCACTGAGGCCAGGCCGACCAGCCCGGCCATGTCCCTGAGAGACGAGCATAGGGAGGAATCATGACCCTGTCAACATTTATATGTACTGAGCCCGGATGAAAGGGCAACAATTTTACATGTTAGTGTTAGATTATTAGAGTTGGGGAGTACGTGGGAGTAAACAGCTGTATAATGTCTTCTGTGGTTCTGGAGTCACATTAATTAAAGCTATAACGATCATGCACCACATCCTCCTGTGTGTGATGCAATTTATATCTGCACTGGATTTTCTCCAGCATCAGCATTTATCAAACATTGTCAAAAGTTCCTCTTTTCGAAGCTCTTTGATGTAAAACTCCCACTTAGATGCTGAATTTTCAtgaatcattaaaaataatgaacaCAGAGGTTTATTCTTGACCTCAGAGAGACCTTTTCACTTAAAAGCTTTATGAAACATCAATTTTAGCCAAAAGAAT belongs to Oreochromis niloticus isolate F11D_XX linkage group LG17, O_niloticus_UMD_NMBU, whole genome shotgun sequence and includes:
- the vezt gene encoding vezatin isoform X2: MTEEFDEDVVFENSPLFQYLQDLGHTDFEACPTASQEEEYGEQEGDLTSPGEDPQKTSGLWRLAEALWRWSPFHQAAASRKLDQKLDCMFGQYSVRCILDQDVLLQEDVELIELLDPSLLTLGSSPSGSPRRANTLPRPSLIAKPSLWDMAGLVGLASVLLGSAPCLGASLLGWVGLRMVTLWRQGRMQRAVHTRATQLQTLVHNGKTLTGLSRKALRLVQETEVISRGFTLVSAASSFSRAGPGAGPRGQQLIGLRKALYRALRSGFRASRRATCHMLKAFPLNSEIDNVTNYVSAVPLKELGLGLGIEHLGDEQAQELTDDYSLPALKMLFQLWVGQSSECFRRLALLLSPSRVEESEEVRPTEDASSPLPPPPPPLYRAISAVTEPLHHALASCLGEVQRSFDFHRHFETQPRTTGCDRTGRAREKCRELNTLHTSIRSLQLHLKALLSEMIILEDDLEKLMVSKELTELTLEGYQDLSDRLHQLQPHMQASTGCWEDTISQVERMLRRANACTASAEGLEQCSPPPPEVPDPPPSYPLILDRNPVPEELEWEAYVSDSDSDGEGRGSWSDMLSPEERERQRREREESRRVLSELKAVLGFRASEGERMKRKQLLFSDQAALGPSVHTEGSDASTQPSDNPTSVGTGEPAIDGGNHLSERSAGNEGKEQEGRHDGVRPNPSTDPVTEFSCGVEQSEMGGTSVCSRGGGGASELHQYDGVLEEGEGQNGLDCFLKPKVPAVSVMDRLTEIHGSEALSFSSALAAQVATRSHSLISMEEQTFGDDEDEEEEEGDVEEGRDRQNPEKD
- the vezt gene encoding vezatin isoform X1; its protein translation is MGHGRAGRPGLSAAGLCSVSGGLWSLAAAPWGLALLGWVGLRMVTLWRQGRMQRAVHTRATQLQTLVHNGKTLTGLSRKALRLVQETEVISRGFTLLLDRVSAASSFSRAGPGAGPRGQQLIGLRKALYRALRSGFRASRRATCHMLKAFPLNSEIDNVTNYVSAVPLKELGLGLGIEHLGDEQAQELTDDYSLPALKMLFQLWVGQSSECFRRLALLLSPSRVEESEEVRPTEDASSPLPPPPPPLYRAISAVTEPLHHALASCLGEVQRSFDFHRHFETQPRTTGCDRTGRAREKCRELNTLHTSIRSLQLHLKALLSEMIILEDDLEKLMVSKELTELTLEGYQDLSDRLHQLQPHMQASTGCWEDTISQVERMLRRANACTASAEGLEQCSPPPPEVPDPPPSYPLILDRNPVPEELEWEAYVSDSDSDGEGRGSWSDMLSPEERERQRREREESRRVLSELKAVLGFRASEGERMKRKQLLFSDQAALGPSVHTEGSDASTQPSDNPTSVGTGEPAIDGGNHLSERSAGNEGKEQEGRHDGVRPNPSTDPVTEFSCGVEQSEMGGTSVCSRGGGGASELHQYDGVLEEGEGQNGLDCFLKPKVPAVSVMDRLTEIHGSEALSFSSALAAQVATRSHSLISMEEQTFGDDEDEEEEEGDVEEGRDRQNPEKD